A single region of the Brachypodium distachyon strain Bd21 chromosome 3, Brachypodium_distachyon_v3.0, whole genome shotgun sequence genome encodes:
- the LOC100822251 gene encoding uncharacterized protein LOC100822251: MTYGPRRLYLQKDPHEDYRRSGDWRSRSPERREMEPRGAATRRRSATLLLLAAILTAAASSASASSIGDKCAACKAVAAELEIGISSEKPRNHLDLRNRLNSKGQREGKVIDYRVSELRIVELLDDLCDKMQDYTLQKLESGEKGWVKVANWNSFQTEKKAAARAHSKNLSTFCGRLLEETEDELEEWIKTGSAESGKVSQALCVDISKHCQSSSSATTRIDDEL, from the exons ATGACGTACGGGCCAAGGAGGTTGTATCTGCAAAAAGACCCACACGAAGACTATCGGAGAAGCGGAGACTGGAGATCGAGATCGCCggagcggagggagatggagccGAGAGGAGCAGCAACCCGCCGCAGATCCGCCACgctcctgctcctcgccgccatcctcacggccgccgcctcttccgCGTCCGCGTCCTCCATCGGCGACAAGTGCGCCGCCTGCAAGGCCGTCGCT GCGGAGCTAGAGATTGGGATCTCAAGT GAGAAACCAAGAAATCACTTGGACTTGCGTAACCGCTTAAATTCGAAAGGTCAGCGTGAGGGCAAGGTCATTGATTACAG AGTCAGTGAACTTCGGATTGTAGAGCTTCTGGATGACCTATGTGATAAGATGCAAGATTATACGCTACAGAAG TTGGAATCAGGTGAAAAAGGATGGGTGAAAGTAGCAAACTGGAACAGTTTCCAAACCG aaaagaaggcCGCAGCACGAGCACACTCCAAAAATCTATCCACTTTCTGTGGAAG GTTACTGGAGGAAACTGAGGACGAG CTCGAGGAGTGGATAAAAACAGGCTCCGCTGAATCAGGGAAGGTTAGCCAGGCCCTTTGCGTAGATATTAGCAAACACTGCCAGTCGTCCTCAAG TGCTACAACCCGGATTGACGATGAACTATAA
- the LOC100825017 gene encoding 60S ribosomal protein L13-1: MVKHNNVIPNGHFKKHWQNYVKTWFNQPARKQRRRIARQKKAVKIFPRPTSGPLRPIVQCQTLKYNMKARAGRGFTLEELKAAGIPKKLAPTIGISVDHRRKNRSLEGMQSNVQRLKTYKAKLVIFPRRARKVKAGDSTPEELATATQVQGEYMPITRGEKRSIEVVKVTDEMKAFKAYGKLRVERMNQRQVGARMKKAAEAEKDEKK, translated from the exons ATGGTGAAGCACAACAACGTGATCCCCAACGGGCATTTCAAGAAGCACTGGCAGAACTATGTCAAGACCTGGTTCAACCAGCCCGCGCGCAAGCAAAGGCGCCGCATCG CTCGCCAAAAGAAGGCTGTGAAGATCTTCCCACGCCCGACATCTGGACCTCTTCGCCCCATTGTGCAGTGCCAGACTCTCAAGTACAACATGAAGGCAAGGGCTGGCAGAGGCTTTACCCTTGAGGAGCTCAAG GCAGCGGGCATCCCAAAGAAGCTCGCTCCTACCATTGGCATTTCTGTTGACCACCGTCGCAAGAACCGATCACTTGAGGGTATGCAGTCTAACGTCCAGAGACTCAAGACCTACAAGGCCAAGCTTGTTATCTTCCCAAGGCGTGCACGCAAGGTCAAG GCTGGTGATTCTACTCCTGAGGAGCTTGCCACCGCCACCCAGGTCCAGGGTGAGTACATGCCCATCACTCGTGGCGAGAAGCGCTCGATCGAGGTTGTGAAGGTCACAGATGAGATGAAGGCGTTCAAGGCCTATGGTAAGCTCCGCGTCGAGAGGATGAACCAGCGCCAGGTCGGTGCACGGATGAAGAAGGCCGCAGAGGCTGAGAAGGATGAGAAGAAGTGA
- the LOC100826568 gene encoding signal peptide peptidase 2, which translates to MKTHEVAANLALAGLSLAPLVINVNPNLNVILTACLAVYVGSYRSVKATPPSETMSKEHAMRFPLVGSAMLLSLFLLFKFVSKDLVNTVLTAYFFILGIAALCATLLPSVKRFLPQGWNDNVIVWRAPYFHSLSVEFTKSQVVASIPGFFFCVWYAMKKHWLANNVLGIAFCIQGIEMLSLGSFKTGGILLAGLFVYDIFWVFFTPVMVSVAKSFDAPIKLLFPTADAARPFSMLGLGDIVIPGIFVALALRFDVSRGIKNRYFNSAFLGYTAGITVTIVVMNLFQAAQPALLYIVPGVTGFVAVHSLWNGEVKPLLEFTESQAEEEEAVKEGKKVE; encoded by the exons ATGAAAACACATGAGGTTGCTGCCAACTTGGCTCTTGCTG GTCTGAGCTTGGCACCGCTCGTGATCAATGTAAACCCGAATTTGAATGTGATACTGACAGCATGTCTTGCCGTCTATGTGGGCTCTTACCGATCTGTCAAGGCGACTCCTCCCTCT GAGACAATGTCCAAAGAGCACGCTATGCGTTTCCCTTTGGTCGGGAGTGCTATGCTTTTGTCGCTGTTCCTTCTATTCAAGTTTGTCTCCAAGGACTTGGTCAACACCGTTCTCACTGCCTACTTTTTCATTCTTGGCATCGCCGCTCTATG TGCGACGTTGCTTCCTTCTGTAAAACGTTTTCTTCCACAAGGATGGAATGATAATGTCATCGTTTGGCGTGCTCCATATTTCCACT CGCTCTCAGTGGAGTTTACCAAGTCTCAAGTTGTTGCTTCAATCCccggatttttcttttgcgtaTGGTATGCCATGAAGAAGCATTGGCTAGCAAACAATGTTTTGGGAATTGCTTTCTGTATCCAG GGAATTGAGATGCTATCACTAGGATCATTCAAAACCGGTGGTATTCTCTTG GCTGGACTTTTTGTGTATGACATTTTCTGGGTGTTCTTCACTCCAGTTATGGTCAGTGTTGCCAAATCATTTGATGCTCCAATAAAG CTTCTATTTCCAACTGCAGATGCTGCACGCCCATTCTCTATGCTTGGCCTTGGTGACATTGTAATACCTG GTATATTTGTCGCACTTGCCCTGCGTTTTGATGTCTCGAGAGGGATTAAGAACCGTTACTTCAATAGTGCATTTTTGGGATATACTGCTGGTATTACAGTAACAATAGTTGTGATGAACTTGTTTCAAGCTGCACAG CCTGCTCTGTTGTACATTGTTCCAGGCGTGACTGGTTTTGTCGCTGTCCACTCTTTGTGGAATGGAGAAGTAAAGCCG CTACTGGAGTTCACCGAGTCCCAAgcggaagaagaggaagccgTCAAGGAAGGCAAGAAGGTGGAGTAG
- the LOC100828306 gene encoding glutamate receptor 3.1 isoform X1, which yields MEIAFLMLFVLSLLLFPNGICKSLAARPPVVNIGSILQFNSTIGGVSAVAIHAALEDINADPTVLNGTTLQVMLKDTNCYDGFLGMVQALQFMETDVIAIIGPQCSTIAHIISYVANELQVPLMSFASDATLSSIQFPFFVRTAPSDLYQMAAVAAIVDYNQWKLVTAIYVDDDYGRNGIAALDDALAARRCKISYKVGFPVTAKKSELINLLVQVSYMESRIIILHTGAGPGLKLFSMANRLGMMANGYVWIATDWLSAYLDANSSVAAETINGMQGVLTLRPHIPNSKMKSNLISKWSRQSQKYNNSDLRISAYGFYVYDSVWAVAHALDAFFNDGGRISFSNDSRLRDTTGGTLHLEAMSTFDMGNELKDKIRKVNFSGVSGQVHFDNTGNLIHPAYDIINVIGNGMRTIGFWSNYSGLLSTVTPESLYSKPPNTSLANQHLYDVIWPGETAQRPRGWVFPSNAKELKIGVPNRFSFKEFVTKDDVTGSMKGYCIDVFTQALALLPYPVTYKFVPFGSGTENPHFDKIIQLIESNEFDGAIGDIAITMNRTKLADFTQPFIETGLVILSPVKKHITTSWAFLQPFTLEMWCVTGLFFLIVGVVVWVLEHRINDEFRGSPRQQMITIFWFSFSTLFFAHRENTMSTLGRGVLIIWLFVVLIIQSSYTASLTSILTVQQLDTSIRGIDDLKNSDDPIGFQVGSFAQDYMALELNISRSRLRALGSPQEYAEALKLGPKKGGVMAIVDERPYVELFLSSNCKIGVAGSDFTSRGWGFAFPRDSPLQVDLSTAILTLSENGELQRIHDKWLKTGECAADSSEFIDSNQLRLESFCGLFLICGVACILSLTIYFAIMLRKYLRHEPKKSLRRFISFVDDKEPPKNRKRSLSLPGTSTPMTPMSSLTAVDIERPARPVRNGSIADIES from the exons ATGGAGATAGCTTTTCTCATGCTGTTTGTTCTCTCCCTGCTCCTCTTTCCTAATGGCATCTGCAAGAGCTTAGCTGCAAGGCCTCCTGTTGTGAATATTGGGTCGATTCTTCAATTTAACTCCACCATTGGAGGTGTTTCGGCGGTTGCGATCCATGCAGCCTTGGAGGATATCAATGCTGATCCAACAGTTCTAAACGGAACAACACTGCAAGTTATGTTGAAGGATACAAATTGCTACGATGGTTTCCTTGGCATGGTTCAAG CTTTGCAGTTCATGGAGACTGATGTTATTGCAATCATTGGCCCCCAGTGTTCCACAATTGCCCATATTATTTCATATGTAGCGAATGAGCTCCAGGTTCCTTTGATGTCCTTTGCATCTGATGCAACTCTTTCATCGATACAGTTCCCGTTCTTTGTTAGGACTGCTCCCAGTGATCTCTATCAAATGGCAGCTGTGGCAGCAATTGTTGACTACAACCAGTGGAAGTTAGTGACTGCTATCTATGTTGATGATGATTATGGTCGAAATGGCATTGCTGCTTTGGATGATGCACTTGCCGCACGGCGCTGTAAAATCTCCTACAAGGTTGGGTTTCCTGTCACTGCTAAAAAGAGTGAGCTCATAAATTTGTTGGTTCAAGTAAGCTATATGGAATCTCGTATTATCATCCTCCATACTGGTGCTGGACCTGGACTCAAGCTTTTCTCTATGGCAAACCGACTGGGCATGATGGCCAACGGCTATGTATGGATTGCAACTGACTGGCTTTCTGCGTATCTTGATGCTAATTCATCGGTTGCTGCTGAGACTATAAATGGCATGCAAGGTGTTCTTACTTTACGGCCACACATCCCCAACTCAAAGATGAAGAGTAATTTGATCTCCAAGTGGAGCAGGCAAAGTCAGAAGTATAACAACAGTGATCTTCGCATAAGTGCTTATGGTTTTTATGTTTATGATAGTGTATGGGCAGTAGCCCATGCTCTGGATGCCTTCTTCAATGATGGCGGGAGGATCTCCTTTTCAAATGACTCAAGGTTGCGTGATACAACTGGGGGAACTCTTCACCTCGAAGCAATGAGTACATTTGACATGGGGAATGAATTAAAGGACAAGATTAGAAAGGTAAACTTCAGTGGGGTGTCTGGGCAAGTGCATTTTGATAATACGGGTAACCTCATCCATCCTGCCTATGACATCATAAACGTCATTGGAAATGGCATGCGGACAATTGGTTTCTGGTCAAATTATTCTGGCTTGTTGTCAACTGTCACTCCAGAGTCTCTATATTCAAAGCCTCCTAATACTTCTCTGGCCAATCAGCATCTTTATGATGTTATTTGGCCTGGGGAGACTGCACAGAGGCCTCGAGGCTGGGTTTTCCCTTCTAATGCCAAGGAGTTGAAAATTGGTGTTCCCAACAGATTTAGCTTCAAAGAGTTTGTCACGAAAGACGATGTTACCGGTTCAATGAAGGGTTATTGCATCGATGTCTTTACTCAGGCATTGGCTTTGCTTCCTTATCCTGTTACCTACAAGTTTGTACCTTTTGGGAGTGGTACTGAAAATCCCCATTTTGACAAAATCATACAGCTGATTGAATCAAAT GAGTTTGATGGAGCTATAGGTGACATCGCAATTACAATGAACAGGACTAAATTAGCTGATTTCACCCAGCCATTCATTGAAACAGGCTTGGTTATCTTGTCTCCTGTTAAAAAGCATATAACAACGTCCTGGGCATTTTTGCAGCCATTTACTTTGGAGATGTGGTGTGTCACAGGGTTGTTCTTTCTTATTGTGGGTGTGGTTGTTTGGGTTCTTGAACATAGAATCAATGACGAGTTCCGTGGCTCACCACGACAACAAATGATAACTATTTTCTG GTTCAGCTTTTCGACTTTATTCTTTGCACACA GAGAAAATACCATGAGCACCTTAGGGCGTGGTGTCTTGATCATATGGCTATTTGTTGTTTTGATCATTCAATCGAGCTATACTGCGAGTCTTACTTCCATCCTGACCGTGCAACAACTTGATACTTCTATAAGAGGAATTGATGACCTGAAAAATAGCGACGATCCTATTGGTTTCCAAGTTGGCTCTTTTGCACAAGACTATATGGCCCTGGAACTTAACATCTCACGGTCAAGGCTAAGAGCTCTCGGTTCTCCACAAGAATACGCTGAAGCTCTCAAGCTAGGCCCTAAGAAAGGAGGTGTTATGGCCATTGTCGATGAGCGCCCCTATGTTGAACTGTTCTTATCAAGTAACTGCAAGATTGGTGTAGCTGGATCAGATTTCACCAGTAGAGGATGGGGCTTT GCATTCCCAAGGGACTCCCCGTTGCAAGTAGACCTGTCCACCGCAATCCTGACACTGTCGGAGAATGGGGAACTGCAGAGGATCCATGACAAGTGGCTCAAGACAGGCGAGTGTGCAGCTGACAGCAGCGAGTTTATCGACTCAAACCAGCTTCGCCTCGAGAGCTTCTGTGGCCTGTTCCTCATCTGCGGTGTGGCTTGTATCCTTTCGTTGACCATCTACTTCGCTATTATGCTGCGCAAATACTTGAGACACGAACCGAAGAAGAGCCTCAGGAGATTCATCTCCTTCGTCGATGACAAGGAGCCGCCAAAGAACAGGAAGCGATCCTTGAGCCTGCCTGGAACCTCGACGCCGATGACCCCGATGAGCAGCCTTACTGCCGTCGACATAGAAAGGCCCGCAAGGCCAGTCAGGAACGGCAGCATCGCTGATATAGAGAGCTAG
- the LOC100828306 gene encoding glutamate receptor 3.1 isoform X2 codes for MVSLAWFKFMETDVIAIIGPQCSTIAHIISYVANELQVPLMSFASDATLSSIQFPFFVRTAPSDLYQMAAVAAIVDYNQWKLVTAIYVDDDYGRNGIAALDDALAARRCKISYKVGFPVTAKKSELINLLVQVSYMESRIIILHTGAGPGLKLFSMANRLGMMANGYVWIATDWLSAYLDANSSVAAETINGMQGVLTLRPHIPNSKMKSNLISKWSRQSQKYNNSDLRISAYGFYVYDSVWAVAHALDAFFNDGGRISFSNDSRLRDTTGGTLHLEAMSTFDMGNELKDKIRKVNFSGVSGQVHFDNTGNLIHPAYDIINVIGNGMRTIGFWSNYSGLLSTVTPESLYSKPPNTSLANQHLYDVIWPGETAQRPRGWVFPSNAKELKIGVPNRFSFKEFVTKDDVTGSMKGYCIDVFTQALALLPYPVTYKFVPFGSGTENPHFDKIIQLIESNEFDGAIGDIAITMNRTKLADFTQPFIETGLVILSPVKKHITTSWAFLQPFTLEMWCVTGLFFLIVGVVVWVLEHRINDEFRGSPRQQMITIFWFSFSTLFFAHRENTMSTLGRGVLIIWLFVVLIIQSSYTASLTSILTVQQLDTSIRGIDDLKNSDDPIGFQVGSFAQDYMALELNISRSRLRALGSPQEYAEALKLGPKKGGVMAIVDERPYVELFLSSNCKIGVAGSDFTSRGWGFAFPRDSPLQVDLSTAILTLSENGELQRIHDKWLKTGECAADSSEFIDSNQLRLESFCGLFLICGVACILSLTIYFAIMLRKYLRHEPKKSLRRFISFVDDKEPPKNRKRSLSLPGTSTPMTPMSSLTAVDIERPARPVRNGSIADIES; via the exons ATGGTTTCCTTGGCATGGTTCAAG TTCATGGAGACTGATGTTATTGCAATCATTGGCCCCCAGTGTTCCACAATTGCCCATATTATTTCATATGTAGCGAATGAGCTCCAGGTTCCTTTGATGTCCTTTGCATCTGATGCAACTCTTTCATCGATACAGTTCCCGTTCTTTGTTAGGACTGCTCCCAGTGATCTCTATCAAATGGCAGCTGTGGCAGCAATTGTTGACTACAACCAGTGGAAGTTAGTGACTGCTATCTATGTTGATGATGATTATGGTCGAAATGGCATTGCTGCTTTGGATGATGCACTTGCCGCACGGCGCTGTAAAATCTCCTACAAGGTTGGGTTTCCTGTCACTGCTAAAAAGAGTGAGCTCATAAATTTGTTGGTTCAAGTAAGCTATATGGAATCTCGTATTATCATCCTCCATACTGGTGCTGGACCTGGACTCAAGCTTTTCTCTATGGCAAACCGACTGGGCATGATGGCCAACGGCTATGTATGGATTGCAACTGACTGGCTTTCTGCGTATCTTGATGCTAATTCATCGGTTGCTGCTGAGACTATAAATGGCATGCAAGGTGTTCTTACTTTACGGCCACACATCCCCAACTCAAAGATGAAGAGTAATTTGATCTCCAAGTGGAGCAGGCAAAGTCAGAAGTATAACAACAGTGATCTTCGCATAAGTGCTTATGGTTTTTATGTTTATGATAGTGTATGGGCAGTAGCCCATGCTCTGGATGCCTTCTTCAATGATGGCGGGAGGATCTCCTTTTCAAATGACTCAAGGTTGCGTGATACAACTGGGGGAACTCTTCACCTCGAAGCAATGAGTACATTTGACATGGGGAATGAATTAAAGGACAAGATTAGAAAGGTAAACTTCAGTGGGGTGTCTGGGCAAGTGCATTTTGATAATACGGGTAACCTCATCCATCCTGCCTATGACATCATAAACGTCATTGGAAATGGCATGCGGACAATTGGTTTCTGGTCAAATTATTCTGGCTTGTTGTCAACTGTCACTCCAGAGTCTCTATATTCAAAGCCTCCTAATACTTCTCTGGCCAATCAGCATCTTTATGATGTTATTTGGCCTGGGGAGACTGCACAGAGGCCTCGAGGCTGGGTTTTCCCTTCTAATGCCAAGGAGTTGAAAATTGGTGTTCCCAACAGATTTAGCTTCAAAGAGTTTGTCACGAAAGACGATGTTACCGGTTCAATGAAGGGTTATTGCATCGATGTCTTTACTCAGGCATTGGCTTTGCTTCCTTATCCTGTTACCTACAAGTTTGTACCTTTTGGGAGTGGTACTGAAAATCCCCATTTTGACAAAATCATACAGCTGATTGAATCAAAT GAGTTTGATGGAGCTATAGGTGACATCGCAATTACAATGAACAGGACTAAATTAGCTGATTTCACCCAGCCATTCATTGAAACAGGCTTGGTTATCTTGTCTCCTGTTAAAAAGCATATAACAACGTCCTGGGCATTTTTGCAGCCATTTACTTTGGAGATGTGGTGTGTCACAGGGTTGTTCTTTCTTATTGTGGGTGTGGTTGTTTGGGTTCTTGAACATAGAATCAATGACGAGTTCCGTGGCTCACCACGACAACAAATGATAACTATTTTCTG GTTCAGCTTTTCGACTTTATTCTTTGCACACA GAGAAAATACCATGAGCACCTTAGGGCGTGGTGTCTTGATCATATGGCTATTTGTTGTTTTGATCATTCAATCGAGCTATACTGCGAGTCTTACTTCCATCCTGACCGTGCAACAACTTGATACTTCTATAAGAGGAATTGATGACCTGAAAAATAGCGACGATCCTATTGGTTTCCAAGTTGGCTCTTTTGCACAAGACTATATGGCCCTGGAACTTAACATCTCACGGTCAAGGCTAAGAGCTCTCGGTTCTCCACAAGAATACGCTGAAGCTCTCAAGCTAGGCCCTAAGAAAGGAGGTGTTATGGCCATTGTCGATGAGCGCCCCTATGTTGAACTGTTCTTATCAAGTAACTGCAAGATTGGTGTAGCTGGATCAGATTTCACCAGTAGAGGATGGGGCTTT GCATTCCCAAGGGACTCCCCGTTGCAAGTAGACCTGTCCACCGCAATCCTGACACTGTCGGAGAATGGGGAACTGCAGAGGATCCATGACAAGTGGCTCAAGACAGGCGAGTGTGCAGCTGACAGCAGCGAGTTTATCGACTCAAACCAGCTTCGCCTCGAGAGCTTCTGTGGCCTGTTCCTCATCTGCGGTGTGGCTTGTATCCTTTCGTTGACCATCTACTTCGCTATTATGCTGCGCAAATACTTGAGACACGAACCGAAGAAGAGCCTCAGGAGATTCATCTCCTTCGTCGATGACAAGGAGCCGCCAAAGAACAGGAAGCGATCCTTGAGCCTGCCTGGAACCTCGACGCCGATGACCCCGATGAGCAGCCTTACTGCCGTCGACATAGAAAGGCCCGCAAGGCCAGTCAGGAACGGCAGCATCGCTGATATAGAGAGCTAG
- the LOC100831262 gene encoding peptidyl-prolyl cis-trans isomerase FKBP18, chloroplastic: MASSSSALPSRTFHSRRSSAPPVPPPIPPPSREIPCCVSRRSAAARLLLSAAAGFLTAVSPPPPAALAARRGRRTVPPEDYSSTPDGLKYYDLVEGKGRAAEKGSTVQVHFDCIYRSITVVSSREAKLLAGNRSIAQPYVFTVGSLPGKERKRDFADNANGLYSAQASPKPPPAMYMITEGMKVGGKRRVIVPPELGYGKKGMSEIPPDTSFELDIELLEVIPPKEN, from the exons atggcttcctcttcctctgcccTGCCTTCTAGAACCTTCCACTCCCGCCGCAGCTCCGCTCCTCCCGTTCCGCCTCCGATTCCACCTCCTTCGAGGGAGATCCCGTGCTGCGTCTCCCGGCGGAGCGCGGCCGcgcggctcctcctctccgccgccgccggcttcctcACCGccgtctcgccgccgccgccggcagcgctCGCCGCCAGGAGAGGACGCCGGACCGTCCCGCCGGAGGACTACTCCTccacac CTGATGGCCTCAAGTACTATGATCTTGTCGAAGGGAAGGGCCGAGCTGCTGAGAAGGGCTCAACAGTGCAG GTTCATTTCGACTGCATATACCGCAGCATCACAGTGGTGTCGAGCCGTGAGGCTAAGCTCCTGGCGGGCAACCGGAGTATCGCACAG CCTTATGTGTTCACTGTCGGATCGTTGCCTGGCAAAGAGCGGAAGCGGGATTTCGCAGACAATGCCAACGGGTTGTACTCCGCGCAGGCTTCACCCAAGCCTCCACCGGCGATGTACATGATAACTGAGGGGATGAAAGTAGGCGGGAAG AGGAGGGTAATTGTCCCACCAGAGCTCGGTTATGGCAAAAAGGGGATGAGCGAGATACCA CCTGATACTAGTTTTGAACTGGATATAGAGCTTTTGGAAGTGATCCCTCCTAAAGAAAATTGA
- the LOC100829721 gene encoding UTP--glucose-1-phosphate uridylyltransferase has translation MADEKLPKLREAVAGLGQISDKEKSGFISLVSRYLSGDEEHIEWAKIHTPTDEVVVPYDTLESPPEDLEATKALLNKLAVLKLNGGLGTTMGCTGPKSVIEVRNGFTFLDLIVIQIESLNKKYGSNVPLLLMNSFNTHDDTLKIVEKYSNSSIEIHTFNQSQYPRVVADEFLPWPSKGKTDKDGWYPPGHGDIFPSLMNSGKLDLLLSQGKEYVFIANSDNLGAIVDMKILNHLIHKQNEYCMEVTPKTLADVKGGTLISYEGRVQLLEIAQVPDAHVDEFKSIEKFKIFNTNNLWVNLKAIKRLVEADALKMEIIPNPKEVDGVKVLQLETAAGAAIRFFDHAIGMNVPRSRFLPVKATSDLQLVQSDLYTLVDGFVTRNSARTNPSNPSIELGPEFKKVGSFLGRFKSIPSIVELDSLKVSGDVWFGSGIVLKGKVTITAKPGVKLEIPDGAVLENKDINGVEDL, from the exons ATGGCGGACGAGAAGCTCCCCAagctgcgggaggccgtcgccggcctcGGCCAGATCAG TGACAAGGAGAAGTCCGGGTTCATCAGCCTCGTCTCCCGCTACCTCAG cggcgacgaggagcacATCGAGTGGGCCAAGATCCACACGCCGACCGACGAGGTGGTGGTGCCCTATGACACCCTCGAGTCCCCGCCCGAAG ACTTGGAGGCCACCAAGGCGCTGCTCAACAAGCTCGCTGTGCTGAAGCTCAACGGTGGCCTGGGGACCACCATGGGATGCACAGGACCAAA ATCAGTCATCGAAGTGCGAAATGGGTTCACGTTCCTCGACCTGATTGTGATCCAGATTGAG TCCCTCAACAAGAAGTACGGAAGCAATGTGCCCCTGCTTTTGATGAACTCCTTCAACACCCATGATGACACCTTAAAG ATTGTCGAGAAATACAGCAATTCGAGCATCGAAATCCATACATTCAACCAG AGCCAGTATCCTCGTGTGGTAGCGGATGAGTTCTTGCCATGGCCTTCCAAGGGGAAGACTGACAAGGATGGCTG GTATCCTCCTGGCCATGGTGATATCTTCCCATCCCTCATGAACAGTGGCAAGCTCGATTTATTACTCTCACAG GGGAAAGAGTATGTGTTCATCGCAAATTCAGATAACTTGGGCGCTATAGTAGACATGA AGATATTGAACCATTTGATCCACAAGCAGAATGAATATTGCATGGAG GTTACCCCAAAAACTTTGGCCGATGTGAAAGGTGGCACGCTCATATCATATGAAGGAAGGGTTCAG CTTCTGGAGATTGCACAAGTTCCAGATGCACAT GTTGATGAGTTCAAATCAATTGAGAAATTCAAGATCTTCAACACCAACAATCT ATGGGTGAACTTGAAGGCTATCAAACGCCTTGTTGAGGCTGATGCACTCAAGATGGAGATCATTCCAAACCCTAAG GAAGTTGATGGCGTGAAAGTTCTTCAGTTGGAAACAGCAGCTGGTGCGGCAATCAGG TTCTTTGACCATGCAATTGGTATGAATGTTCCGAGGTCACGGTTCCTACCAGTGAAGGCAACCTCAGATTTGCAGCTAGTACAG TCTGATCTGTATACCTTGGTTGATGGCTTTGTTACACGCAATTCAGCTAGAACAAATCCATCAAATCCCTCAATTGAGCTGGGCCCTGAGTTCAAGAAG GTTGGGAGTTTCCTTGGTCGCTTCAAGTCAATTCCTAGCATTGTTGAGCTCGATAGCTTGAAGGTTTCTGGTGATGTTTGGTTTGGTTCTGGCATTGTGCTGAAG GGCAAGGTGACCATCACAGCAAAACCTGGTGTCAAGCTGGAAATCCCAGATGGAGCAGTGCTCGAGAACAAA GATATCAATGGCGTTGAGGACCTTTGA